The Candidatus Bathyarchaeota archaeon genome includes a window with the following:
- a CDS encoding DNA-directed RNA polymerase subunit N gives MIIPVRCFTCGKLVGDKWEEFARRVKAGEDAGIVLNSLGVTRYCCRRMLLSHVDIIDEVLKFYVEAGRRKRAKQL, from the coding sequence ATTATCATTCCAGTACGCTGTTTCACATGCGGCAAGCTAGTCGGAGACAAGTGGGAAGAGTTTGCTAGAAGGGTAAAGGCTGGAGAAGACGCAGGAATAGTCTTAAACAGCTTGGGAGTGACACGATATTGTTGCCGCCGTATGCTTCTGTCTCACGTAGATATCATTGACGAAGTTCTGAAATTTTACGTGGAAGCTGGAAGAAGAAAACGAGCTAAACAACTCTAA
- a CDS encoding 30S ribosomal protein S9, with protein MPSPKRILLTSGKRKTAIARATVRAGKGRIRINNVPIEIFEPRIARDKIWEPLLQADEEIWKQLDINVKVFGGGFMGQAEATRTAIARGLLKWTKSARLKTVFTDYDHTMIAGDPRRKEPKKFGGPGARARDQKSYR; from the coding sequence ATACCAAGCCCTAAAAGAATCTTATTAACCAGCGGAAAACGGAAAACTGCTATTGCCCGAGCAACCGTCAGAGCTGGAAAAGGTAGAATTCGCATAAACAATGTTCCTATCGAAATTTTTGAACCTAGAATCGCCCGTGATAAAATCTGGGAGCCTCTTCTGCAGGCTGATGAGGAAATATGGAAACAGCTTGACATAAACGTTAAAGTGTTTGGCGGAGGTTTCATGGGGCAAGCCGAGGCTACACGGACAGCCATCGCGAGGGGTCTGTTGAAATGGACAAAGAGTGCTCGCCTCAAAACCGTTTTTACCGATTATGACCACACTATGATCGCTGGCGATCCGAGGCGCAAAGAACCTAAAAAGTTTGGTGGCCCTGGCGCAAGAGCTAGGGATCAGAAGAGCTACAGATAG
- the rplM gene encoding 50S ribosomal protein L13, with protein sequence MGKPTTTERVAVIDATGLILGRMASHIAKRLLQGEKIIVVNAEKAAISGKRLSIVKEAKRYLEIGHPRKGPLHRRRPDRIVRRTVRGMLPRKKPKGKQAYKRLKVFLEVPEEFKGKEMQTIPNANAKKLRCPYITVGKLAKEIGWTRIGE encoded by the coding sequence TTGGGTAAACCAACGACTACTGAACGTGTTGCTGTAATTGACGCAACTGGACTGATTCTCGGCCGAATGGCCAGCCACATAGCTAAACGCCTCCTCCAAGGCGAAAAAATAATCGTCGTAAACGCAGAAAAGGCGGCCATATCTGGCAAAAGACTGAGCATAGTTAAAGAGGCAAAAAGATACTTAGAAATCGGCCACCCAAGAAAAGGCCCCTTACACCGGAGGCGGCCAGATCGAATCGTCCGAAGAACCGTACGCGGCATGCTTCCACGAAAGAAACCAAAGGGAAAACAAGCATACAAACGATTGAAGGTTTTTCTCGAAGTCCCTGAAGAGTTTAAAGGCAAGGAAATGCAAACGATTCCTAACGCTAATGCGAAGAAGTTGCGATGTCCATACATAACTGTTGGAAAACTGGCAAAAGAAATCGGGTGGACTCGAATAGGTGAATAA
- a CDS encoding 50S ribosomal protein L18e has product MKHVRTTNPELINLIRSLKKKSRESEARIWRDIADFLSRSRRRRIAVNVSRLNRYTKKGETVAVPGKVLAAGKIDHPIKVAAFTFSQPAQTKILKAKGKCLSFFDLMKKNPNGTDVKIIG; this is encoded by the coding sequence ATGAAGCATGTTAGAACTACCAATCCAGAGCTAATTAACCTCATTCGATCATTAAAAAAGAAGTCTCGAGAAAGCGAGGCAAGAATATGGCGTGATATAGCGGATTTTTTGTCTCGTTCACGACGAAGACGCATAGCCGTAAATGTAAGTCGATTAAATCGGTACACTAAAAAAGGAGAAACCGTAGCGGTCCCAGGCAAGGTATTGGCCGCAGGAAAAATTGATCATCCAATCAAAGTAGCAGCCTTCACCTTTTCTCAACCAGCACAGACAAAAATTTTAAAGGCCAAGGGAAAATGCTTATCATTCTTTGACCTGATGAAGAAAAACCCGAACGGCACAGATGTGAAAATCATTGGGTAA
- a CDS encoding DNA-directed RNA polymerase subunit D, which yields MEIQIIEKTDFTMRLIIRGVNTSFANTLRRIMLSEVPTMAIADAVIIENSSVLPDEILVHRLGFIPLKTDLDSYNLPEECPCKSEFGCNLCRVALTLEAEAADEVTTVYSGDLQSENPDITPVSAKILLVKLAPDQKIKLEAYARLGKGKVHAKWQPVSTCAYEFVPETETNNERGDAFIFNIESTGALPVERIVLEAVHILDRRFKDFSKQLKGIKK from the coding sequence ATGGAGATTCAGATAATTGAGAAAACTGATTTCACTATGCGGTTGATTATCCGAGGAGTTAACACGTCCTTTGCGAATACGTTGCGCCGAATTATGCTCTCTGAGGTCCCCACTATGGCTATAGCGGATGCAGTTATCATTGAAAACTCATCCGTACTTCCCGACGAGATTCTTGTCCATAGACTGGGATTCATCCCCCTCAAAACAGATTTAGATTCCTACAACCTTCCCGAGGAGTGCCCATGCAAAAGCGAGTTTGGATGCAATCTATGTCGTGTAGCCCTGACACTGGAAGCTGAAGCCGCCGATGAGGTAACAACCGTATACTCGGGAGACCTACAGTCCGAGAACCCGGATATAACACCCGTTAGCGCCAAGATTCTTCTCGTAAAGTTGGCGCCCGACCAGAAAATAAAATTGGAGGCATATGCTCGACTGGGGAAAGGGAAGGTCCACGCGAAATGGCAACCAGTTTCCACATGCGCCTACGAGTTTGTGCCTGAAACCGAAACCAACAACGAACGCGGTGATGCATTTATTTTTAACATAGAATCAACAGGCGCTCTTCCAGTTGAAAGAATAGTGCTTGAAGCCGTTCACATACTTGACAGACGATTTAAAGACTTCTCTAAACAATTAAAGGGGATAAAAAAATGA
- a CDS encoding 30S ribosomal protein S11, which produces MSKKTERWAVVHIYSSYNNTIIHITDISGAETIARASGGMFVKAARLQSSPHAAMRAAAHVASTARDRGINAIHIKVRAPGGSSARTPGSGAQAAIRALARTGFRIGRIEEVTPVPHDGTRRKGGRRGRRI; this is translated from the coding sequence GTGAGCAAAAAAACTGAAAGATGGGCAGTCGTCCACATTTACAGCTCCTACAATAACACGATTATACACATCACCGACATATCTGGCGCCGAAACCATCGCCAGAGCCTCAGGAGGCATGTTTGTGAAGGCAGCTAGGTTACAATCATCACCCCACGCTGCCATGCGAGCCGCAGCTCACGTTGCAAGTACTGCTAGGGATAGGGGAATAAACGCCATACACATCAAAGTTCGAGCCCCAGGCGGATCAAGTGCTAGGACGCCGGGTTCTGGAGCACAAGCCGCCATACGAGCTTTGGCTCGAACTGGATTCCGCATAGGTCGCATTGAAGAGGTAACACCGGTTCCACACGATGGAACGAGAAGAAAGGGCGGGCGCAGAGGACGCAGAATCTAA